A section of the Styela clava chromosome 9, kaStyClav1.hap1.2, whole genome shotgun sequence genome encodes:
- the LOC120338885 gene encoding uncharacterized protein KIAA2013 homolog isoform X2 produces MLKIRPSAAKLQIPMAQQNISQMTLSFSLRSLPVTRRTIAFGITACIFFIYLGPFFYRNVLSLFTSQSNVDSCLAMHLKQHDIAIGELDAYINDHNQDEPSQQNRPPLQFVGNGKLGAIVKDSSSLYIFYPESVQHTDNKKQVVMREEIRTFKLPFSPILQTRHMFSSDSEKSSSVINFREGIVERLSCLKIEGHSGCVFLNHTAVAHRSRPNVFLQHISASLDGSSRSIGDKTIKILSNDIDASFNRVSENLFNHKPYKLHSNVLEISQGKFMAISVASKLTGDNLQINNDNANHVDAMTVVMHSGIKNSKDLAKLEEGKLQKQTAEYANIVMEMSTDELLKEHRAAWKDILHTGLTVSPSEDEPGLPDPRIVNETIYYVLSSSDSKLHDEGIPENERRNLINRLQTPDFCYQGHSTISGKSLWSHVTSVEDVANLQRLWSLTLSKHQCKSLVSEGAEGLLQAMLLSFGGLKFTENDLRFGPDPEVLHNDISFHRLIYRNDTLDISVKRARDSTGTPVIMVALRDHPKIPLYACEAGCVRDAVELGVQAQELPVYVTDPVTPILYISHDRKHLSDLRDTLHVKKILEHAQHMEEVRKGTGLPTIFWIGIGSLIVFFHLFLIRLICNEYNSSYKSPVHFTGVASGNAKYTNYSNRVKVG; encoded by the exons ATGCTTAAGATTCGTCCTAGTGCTGCAAAATTGCAAATTCCAATGGCTCAGCAGAATATTTCACAGATGACGTTGAGTTTTTCATTGCGATCTTTGCCGGTGACTCGAAGAACTATTGCATTTGGGATTACAGcttgtatttttttcatttacttgGGTCCGTTCTTCTACAGAAATGTCTTATCGTTGTTCACCTCTCAATCGAATGTGGATTCTTGTCTTGCAAT GCATCTAAAGCAACATGATATAGCAATCGGTGAACTTGATGCATACATCAATGATCATAACCAAGACGAACCGAGCCAACAAAATCGCCCTCCATTGCAATTTGTTGGTAATGGAAAGCTTGGTGCAATTGTAAAAGACTCTTCTAGTCTGTATATATTTTATCCAGAATCTGTTCAACACACCGACAATAAAAAACAAGTAGTTATGAGAGAAGAAATAAGGACATTCAA ATTGCCATTTAGCCCTATTCTCCAGACAAGGCATATGTTTTCATCAGATTCAGAAAAATCTTCAAGTGTGATAAATTTTCGTGAAGGTATTGTAGAAAGATTGAGTTGTTTAAAAATTGAAGGACATTCTGGATGTGTTTTCTTAAATCATACAGCTGTGGCTCACAG ATCCAGACCGAATGTATTTCTTCAACATATCAGTGCGTCATTAGATGGATCATCTCGTTCTATTGGTGACAAAACtatcaaaattttatcaaatgaTATCGATGCAAGTTTCAATAGAGTTTCTGAGAATTTGTTCAATCATAAACCATACAA GTTACATTCAAATGTTTTGGAGATATCACAAGGAAAGTTCATGGCCATTTCCGTTGCATCAAAATTAACTGGagataatttacaaataaataatgataatgCGAATCATGTTGATGCCATGACAG TTGTTATGCATTCTGGTATCAAAAATAGTAAAGATTTAGCCAAACTTGAAGAAGggaaattacaaaaacaaacagCAGAATATGCCAACATAGTCATGGAAATGTCAACTGATGAGTTGCTTAAAGAACACAGAGCAGCTTGGAAGGATATTTTACATACTGGTTTAACTGTCAGCCCTTCTGAGGATGAGCCTGGCTTACCTGACCCGAG AATTGTAAATGAAACAATATATTATGTCCTGTCTTCATCTGATTCCAAATTGCACGATGAAGGAATTCCAGAAAATGAAAGAAGAAATTTAATCAACAGACTTCAG ACTCCAGATTTCTGTTACCAAGGTCATTCTACTATAAGTGGCAAATCATTGTGGAGTCATGTGACTTCTGTTGAGGATGTTGCTAATTTGCAAAGGCTATGGTCTTTGACACTGAG TAAACATCAGTGCAAGTCATTGGTGAGTGAAGGGGCTGAAGGTCTTCTCCAAGCCATGTTACTTAGTTTTGGTGGATTAAAATTTACTGAGAATGATTTGAGATTTGGTCCTGATCCTGAAGTTTTACATAACGATATCTCGTTTCATCGTCTTATCTATAGAAATGACACTCTTGATATTAGTGTCAAACGTGCCAGGGATTCAACTGGAACTCCTGTGATTATGGTAGCACTTAGAG ATCACCCTAAGATTCCATTATACGCATGTGAAGCTGGATGTGTACGTGATGCAGTGGAATTAGGAGTTCAAGCGCAAGAGTTACCAGTTTATGTTACTGATCCAGTCACtcctatattatatatttctcaTGACAG GAAACATCTGTCAGATTTACGAGATACTTTGCATGTGAAGAAGATATTAGAACACGCTCAACATATGGAAGAAGTTCGAAAGGGAACAG GTCTTCCAACAATATTCTGGATCGGTATCGGATCACTCATcgttttctttcatttattCTTGATTCGATTAATATGCAATGAATACAATTCATCTTATAAATCGCCGGTTCATTTCACGGGAGTTGCTTCGGGAAATGCAAAATACACCAACTACAGTAACCGTG TTAAAGTTGGCTGA
- the LOC120338885 gene encoding uncharacterized protein KIAA2013 homolog isoform X1, with amino-acid sequence MLKIRPSAAKLQIPMAQQNISQMTLSFSLRSLPVTRRTIAFGITACIFFIYLGPFFYRNVLSLFTSQSNVDSCLAMHLKQHDIAIGELDAYINDHNQDEPSQQNRPPLQFVGNGKLGAIVKDSSSLYIFYPESVQHTDNKKQVVMREEIRTFKLPFSPILQTRHMFSSDSEKSSSVINFREGIVERLSCLKIEGHSGCVFLNHTAVAHRSRPNVFLQHISASLDGSSRSIGDKTIKILSNDIDASFNRVSENLFNHKPYKLHSNVLEISQGKFMAISVASKLTGDNLQINNDNANHVDAMTVVMHSGIKNSKDLAKLEEGKLQKQTAEYANIVMEMSTDELLKEHRAAWKDILHTGLTVSPSEDEPGLPDPRIVNETIYYVLSSSDSKLHDEGIPENERRNLINRLQTPDFCYQGHSTISGKSLWSHVTSVEDVANLQRLWSLTLSKHQCKSLVSEGAEGLLQAMLLSFGGLKFTENDLRFGPDPEVLHNDISFHRLIYRNDTLDISVKRARDSTGTPVIMVALRDHPKIPLYACEAGCVRDAVELGVQAQELPVYVTDPVTPILYISHDRKHLSDLRDTLHVKKILEHAQHMEEVRKGTGLPTIFWIGIGSLIVFFHLFLIRLICNEYNSSYKSPVHFTGVASGNAKYTNYSNRGRLAS; translated from the exons ATGCTTAAGATTCGTCCTAGTGCTGCAAAATTGCAAATTCCAATGGCTCAGCAGAATATTTCACAGATGACGTTGAGTTTTTCATTGCGATCTTTGCCGGTGACTCGAAGAACTATTGCATTTGGGATTACAGcttgtatttttttcatttacttgGGTCCGTTCTTCTACAGAAATGTCTTATCGTTGTTCACCTCTCAATCGAATGTGGATTCTTGTCTTGCAAT GCATCTAAAGCAACATGATATAGCAATCGGTGAACTTGATGCATACATCAATGATCATAACCAAGACGAACCGAGCCAACAAAATCGCCCTCCATTGCAATTTGTTGGTAATGGAAAGCTTGGTGCAATTGTAAAAGACTCTTCTAGTCTGTATATATTTTATCCAGAATCTGTTCAACACACCGACAATAAAAAACAAGTAGTTATGAGAGAAGAAATAAGGACATTCAA ATTGCCATTTAGCCCTATTCTCCAGACAAGGCATATGTTTTCATCAGATTCAGAAAAATCTTCAAGTGTGATAAATTTTCGTGAAGGTATTGTAGAAAGATTGAGTTGTTTAAAAATTGAAGGACATTCTGGATGTGTTTTCTTAAATCATACAGCTGTGGCTCACAG ATCCAGACCGAATGTATTTCTTCAACATATCAGTGCGTCATTAGATGGATCATCTCGTTCTATTGGTGACAAAACtatcaaaattttatcaaatgaTATCGATGCAAGTTTCAATAGAGTTTCTGAGAATTTGTTCAATCATAAACCATACAA GTTACATTCAAATGTTTTGGAGATATCACAAGGAAAGTTCATGGCCATTTCCGTTGCATCAAAATTAACTGGagataatttacaaataaataatgataatgCGAATCATGTTGATGCCATGACAG TTGTTATGCATTCTGGTATCAAAAATAGTAAAGATTTAGCCAAACTTGAAGAAGggaaattacaaaaacaaacagCAGAATATGCCAACATAGTCATGGAAATGTCAACTGATGAGTTGCTTAAAGAACACAGAGCAGCTTGGAAGGATATTTTACATACTGGTTTAACTGTCAGCCCTTCTGAGGATGAGCCTGGCTTACCTGACCCGAG AATTGTAAATGAAACAATATATTATGTCCTGTCTTCATCTGATTCCAAATTGCACGATGAAGGAATTCCAGAAAATGAAAGAAGAAATTTAATCAACAGACTTCAG ACTCCAGATTTCTGTTACCAAGGTCATTCTACTATAAGTGGCAAATCATTGTGGAGTCATGTGACTTCTGTTGAGGATGTTGCTAATTTGCAAAGGCTATGGTCTTTGACACTGAG TAAACATCAGTGCAAGTCATTGGTGAGTGAAGGGGCTGAAGGTCTTCTCCAAGCCATGTTACTTAGTTTTGGTGGATTAAAATTTACTGAGAATGATTTGAGATTTGGTCCTGATCCTGAAGTTTTACATAACGATATCTCGTTTCATCGTCTTATCTATAGAAATGACACTCTTGATATTAGTGTCAAACGTGCCAGGGATTCAACTGGAACTCCTGTGATTATGGTAGCACTTAGAG ATCACCCTAAGATTCCATTATACGCATGTGAAGCTGGATGTGTACGTGATGCAGTGGAATTAGGAGTTCAAGCGCAAGAGTTACCAGTTTATGTTACTGATCCAGTCACtcctatattatatatttctcaTGACAG GAAACATCTGTCAGATTTACGAGATACTTTGCATGTGAAGAAGATATTAGAACACGCTCAACATATGGAAGAAGTTCGAAAGGGAACAG GTCTTCCAACAATATTCTGGATCGGTATCGGATCACTCATcgttttctttcatttattCTTGATTCGATTAATATGCAATGAATACAATTCATCTTATAAATCGCCGGTTCATTTCACGGGAGTTGCTTCGGGAAATGCAAAATACACCAACTACAGTAACCGTGGTAGATTGGCCTCCTGA